A portion of the Cryptomeria japonica chromosome 5, Sugi_1.0, whole genome shotgun sequence genome contains these proteins:
- the LOC131037401 gene encoding BTB/POZ domain-containing protein POB1-like has product MATEEDFSFAFDNMAFSDRLLRIEIMSDVIYDRQYFSPNSIPSIFKDPFQTSSDENDANGNDFTTKMDCFSSAEVINVHVSSAILAAKSPYFYNLFSNGTVGSKQTVITLHLSSAEGEAFMDLLNFMYCGKLKTETTIALLDVLMVANKFEVASCVPYCIDALSPPITVENALLFLGLPSNIRMVDAVQPLIITAKRFLVKNFMMMQGFEGEISLPILQEILSSDELQVRSEDILYDFVMEWTRKNYSDDVERREVLNKNLIFLLRLPYLSEEKLKEIFSSKDIDCVGTFKLISEALLYKEEAPYRRKSHSSQELHHEMFCERSYINKTIRIVKINTPRKECMIFWNIKRDECLKLRDKPDSLVSQLIYFGDKLFLVKAFTPMNKVGLPISFGLCVQMASNAEITMEYIFSCRLNPSCNFVMRSRATENLCYKKMVGPPDLLGMNWSEFISDKNSYFIDNVLYLRILLILRT; this is encoded by the exons ATGGCAACAGAAGAAGACTTCTCCTTCGCCTTCGACAATATGGCCTTTTCTGACCGTTTACTGCGAATAGAGATCATGTCTGACGTTATTTATGATAGACAATACTTTTCACCCAATTCAATACCTTCTATATTCAAAGACCCTTTCCAGACATCTTCAGATG AAAATGATGCGAATGGAAATGATTTTACTACCAAGATGGATTGCTTTTCATCAGCCGAAGTCATTAATGTGCATGTCAGCTCAGCAATATTAGCTGCAAAAAGCCCATATTTCTACAAT CTTTTTTCAAATGGTACAGTTGGATCAAAGCAAACAGTTATCACTCTTCATTTGAGTAGTGCAG AAGGAGAGGCCTTCATGGATCTACTAAACTTTATGTACTGTGGAAAACTCAAAACTGAGACAACAATTGCATTGTTGGATGTGTTGATGGTTGCCAACAAATTTGAGGTTGCATCATGTGTTCCTTACTGCATCGATGCCTTGAGCCCGCCAATAACAGTAGAAAATGCATTACTTTTTCTGGGCCTCCCTTCCAACATTCGTATGGTTGATGCAGTTCAACCATTGATAATTACTGCCAAAAGATTTCTTGTCAAgaactttatgatgatgcaagg cttTGAGGGAGAAATATCTTTGCCCATCCTTCAAGAAATTTTGTCTAGTGATGAATTGCAAGTTAGATCAGAAGATATCCTTTATGATTTTGTTATGGAGTGGACTAGAAAGAATTATTCAGATGATGTTGAAAGGAGAGAAGTGTTGAACAAGAATCTAATATTCTTGTTACGTTTGCCCTACCTGTCTGAAGAGAAGCTGAAAGAAATCTTTTCAAGTAAAGATATTGATTGTGTGGGTACATTTAAACTAATTTCTGAGGCACTTCTTTACAAAGAAGAAGCTCCATATAGAAGGAAGAGTCACAGCTCACAAGAACTTCACCATGAGATGTTTTGTGAACGATCTTACATTAATAAAACTATCAGAATTGTGAAGATTAATACACCTCGCAAGGAGTGCATGATATTCTggaatatcaaaagagatgaatgcTTAAAACTACGTGATAAACCTGATTCTTTAGTATCTCAACTTATCTACTTTGGAGACAAATTAtttcttgttaaagcttttacTCCAATGAATAAGGTAGGTTTGCCTATCTCCTTTGGACTATGCGTTCAAATGGCAAGCAACGCTGAGATTACTATGGAGTATATATTTTCTTGTCGTTTAAATCCTTCATGTAACTTTGTCATGAGGTCCCGTGCCACTGAGAATTTGTGTTATAAAAAGATGGTTGGTCCTCCAGACCTCCTTGGTATGAATTGGTCAGAATTCATATCCGACAAGAATTCATACTTTATAGACAATGTTCTCTACTTGCGTATTTTGCTTATTCTGAGGACGTAG